The Flavobacterium sp. IMCC34852 genome contains the following window.
GAAATCAGAAAAGCATCCAATTCGTAAATATATTTTACCGTTTCCAATTCGCCTTCATCACCACCATCTTCGGCTTTGGTGCCTTTTTGAATCAGGTTTTGGTATTCTTCCGAATTCCACAATTCTTTCCCTGTTACGATATCAAGCACAGCGACTCTGTCGGTTCCCAATTTTCTTTCGTCAAAAAGAAACAAATAACCGCCTTTCCCTTCTGATTTTTGGATTACATATTGGTACTCACATTTGTTGGTTTTGTTAGTAGTGATTTTTTTGTAATCACCACTCCAAAGTGTTTTTCCGTTGACATCTAAAACCGTAGCAGAATTGTCATCGGTAGCTAGAATATATTTTCCATTGTTTACAGAGACCGCTAAACGCGAGGCTTTATTATCAAATTCTGACTCCCAAACGGTGCCAAAACTTCCCGATTTTTTGCCGGCTGATTTGCCCTTTCCAATTAGTTTGCCAAACTGGGCATTTACGGGTAATGTGACTGCTAAACTCAGCATCAGCATTACTAAAGTAATTTTTTTCATTGTCTTATTGTTTTTATTGTTTAGGTTTAAAAAGTAACAGTGTAGCGAATTTTATATCGCTGTTGTCTTTGTAGTTTAAATTTGAATTTGTGATCTAGAATGTAGCTCGACATGAAGTTGATAAAATCAATGTTCTTGATGTCGCTGTCTACTTTGAAGAAGGTAGAAACCTTTCCGTTTTGCACTACTCCGATGTCGATGACCATGGTGCCTTTGACCTCAGCGTATTTTTTGTTTTTCTTTTTTAAAAAGTCTTCCGATTGGAAAACCTCATCGATTTCTTTGGTTACGGTTTCTGCAACAACTTCCTCATCAGTCAATACCGGTCGTTGTGCCGATACTTGTTGAGTAGCAAGCATTAACAAAGTCAACACCAAAAGGGTTTTTATTGTTTTCATAGTTTAGGTTGTTAAATAGCATAACAAACCTATGGCTAAATACTAAGTCAAGAAATACGGCAAATGTCGTATTTTGTTAAAATTTGAAATGCGGAAATCGCGCTTGAAGATTGATAATCTTTTGGTTAAGACTATCCAAAAATTGCTGATGATTCTCTGTTTTGGGGTTAAAAGGACGATGGGCTAAGCCTTTTTGTATGTTGCAAACTTCTTGCATAATAGCAAAACAATTGGTCTCTACATAATTCTCAAAAAAGCGAATCCAAATGTAATCGATGGCTACTTGGCTTGGATGCAGCATATCATCGGCATAAAAACGATAATCACGTAGTTCATCCATCATGATTTCGTAAGACGGGAAATAATTAGTGTTCAGTGCACAGTGTTCAGTATTCAGTAAATGGTGCAAAGCTGTGATGAGATGTGCTTTACTGCGTTGGTTTTCGGCGAAACCGTCTTTGATGTGGCGCACCGGGGAAATGGTAAAGATGAATTTACAATCGGGATTGACTTTTTGGATTAAAGCGATTGTATTTTGGATGGAGCGTTGAATGGCTTGAGGCGATAGAATTTCTTTGGTGAATTCTTTCTGTGGTACTTTATGACAGTTGGCCACGATTTGGTCTGTCGAATTTAATCTATAAACCCAAGATGTTCCGTAAGTAATAATGATATGACTTGCTTGGAGGATTAGATTGTTAGATTGTCGGATTGTTAGATTTAACCTTTCTAAAAACACGTCTTTATCGCCATGACTCAACTCAGAATGGACTTCATAGCAATGCCACAAATCATTGTGAAAGAAAATATCGCTCTCGGTGAAGAATCTTTGATTTACAATTCTGTCCACCAAATTCTCAATAGAAATCGGATTAAAGATGATACCGAAAGGATTGGTAGTCATTTGGAACTTAAAATACCCAAATTTATCACCCATATGATCAGCAAAGCAAGAACCTATTGACAATAACTTAGAATTGTAATCTATTGAATGGTCATAAGTAGCAACCGGAACTTTGGTAGAGAAATTCATAACTTTCTATTTGTTCCAAAAATACAAAAAATAAAACCCTTTCATTGACAGGTGAAAGGGTTTTGGGAAATAGTGTTTGATTTGAATTATTTGAAATACGTAAATTGATATTGGAATTGCCCGTCAGCTGTATAAAGTGCAGTGGGATAATTATCTTGATTGTAATCGCCTTGATAAGAAACAGTATGTTCTAAATTACCATTAGCGTCATAAGTATTTTGCTCTAAAAGATTGTGGTTCATTCCAAACAATCCATCTGAAATAAAATCATATAATTTTAAAGCTTTTAAACCGGTTACATTTTGTGTCGGGTGATTGGCATTGTCATAAGCG
Protein-coding sequences here:
- a CDS encoding GSCFA domain-containing protein, whose amino-acid sequence is MNFSTKVPVATYDHSIDYNSKLLSIGSCFADHMGDKFGYFKFQMTTNPFGIIFNPISIENLVDRIVNQRFFTESDIFFHNDLWHCYEVHSELSHGDKDVFLERLNLTIRQSNNLILQASHIIITYGTSWVYRLNSTDQIVANCHKVPQKEFTKEILSPQAIQRSIQNTIALIQKVNPDCKFIFTISPVRHIKDGFAENQRSKAHLITALHHLLNTEHCALNTNYFPSYEIMMDELRDYRFYADDMLHPSQVAIDYIWIRFFENYVETNCFAIMQEVCNIQKGLAHRPFNPKTENHQQFLDSLNQKIINLQARFPHFKF